In the Blastocatellia bacterium genome, GCTATCACATCGCTCTTGTGGATCGGGTGCCGGTTGACGCCGTGCGAATTGATCCGGTGGAACTGGCGCGACGAGCGGCCTTCGATCTCTGGAAACTGCGGGCGATGGTTGATTATGCCGACACGGATGAATGTTTGAGAAAGTTCATTCTCCGGTACTTCGGCGATCAGAAGCCGCTTGACCGCTGCGGGATGTGTTCACGCTGCATCTGTTGGGAGCACCGGAGCGGGCGGTGGCGAGCCGCTCGCCGACCGGGTTCTCGCATCAGTCCTTCGGCGCTCGATCCGCTCATCTGGACATCAGCCCCGAGCGGAGAGACCTTGCGCCAGGTCCTGGCGGAGGAATCCGAGAGGCTCCGCCGGCTGCGGCAAATCGAGCGGGATGCAACGCGCTCCCTTCAAGCGCCTGCCCCTGCGGGCCGCGATCTGATCCACCTCGGTGCCGCTCAATCGGTGCTTCAGTGCGTTGCCGCGTTCAACAATCGCTTCGGCAAGACGACCATTGCGGCCCTTCTCGTGGGCTCACGCAGACGGGTGATTCGGCAAAATGGGATGGAGCGCTCACCTTTCCACGGACAATTGAGTCATCTCCGGCAGGCGGAGGTCGTCCGCCTGCTCGATGGACTCATCCGGCAGGGATATCTCTCCATCCGCCATGTGGGTTCGTACCCCGTGCTGGAGCTGACGGCGCAGGGGTGGAATGCGCTCAAGAAAGCGCAGGCTGGAAAGCTACAGTAGCGCAGCCTTTCCAGGCCGCAAAATGGTGGCGCAGACTTTCCCGGCTGCGAAAAAACGCAGGCTGGAAAGCCCGCGCGACAGGTGGCGCTGCAAGCGTTACGTCATCAAATGGGGCGTGGACACTTCGGGAATCAACGGGCGCTGCCGATGAGGCGGAATCTCCACGCGCTCCGGCACCCGATAGCGCGGCTTCATGCGACCGCTGAAGTCGAGATAAAGCTTGCGTCGGAGAAACCGTTCGGGGAAGTGGCCGAGACGGAGCAGCGGATACTTCATCACCTTGCCGAAGAGTTTCCGCCCGAGCAGGAAGTAATAAATGGGCACTCCCAGATTGAAGAGCCATTGCACCTTGGGCGAGTAACGGAAGAAGTCGAGATTATAGCGCCAGCAGGTGAAGAAGAATTCCCACTGCCGGTCGGTCAAATTGTAGAGCTTGGCTCCCTCCTTGTTCTCCAGCCGGGTATCCTCCAGGGGAACAAAGAGCGTCGGCACGACGCACCACTTGGCGTCCTTCAGGGCGAAAAGAAGATCGAGTGACTCCTTCGTATCCTCCTCGGTCTCGCCGGGCAATCCGATGATCCAGGTGCAGAAGGGGAACCAGTTGTGTTTGTTGAGAATCTCCATCCCTTTGAGAATGACATCGGGCCATTGTTCGGGACGGAAGGGATAACTTTTGCCCTTCATGTATTGTTTGAACAAACGGACGGAGCCGGTCTCGATTCCCACAAACAGATTCTGATAGCGTTTCTCCGGGTGTGTGGACGCGCGATGGCGATGGACGCTCTTATCCACAGCGATCTGAAGTTCGCCGAGCATGTGAGGGTTGATGACGATGGGGGCCATCGTTCCGTGCGTGAGGCTGATGTACTGGACGCCGGGGACGGCGGCCACCGATTCCAGCAGGCGCTTGAGGGCCGGGACATTGGTCTCGAAGCGCGGCCCCTGCTCGTAAAGAAACAGGTCTTCGGTCACCAGAAGAATCGTATCCGCCCCCTCGGCCACCTGCGTACGGACATTGTCCAGGATATGATCCAGCGGCAGACTCTTGCTGGCTCGCAGAGCGACCGAACAAAACTGACAGCCGCGCCCGCAGCCCCGCGTGATCTCCACTGCTCCATAGGTCGTGCGGTGGCGGAGTCGGGGAATGCTCTCCATTCGAGGACTATGGCCGACCACCTTGCGCGGGATCGGCTCGCCCCGAACAGCAGCTTCAAAAAGCGGGACGACGACCTCCTCGGCTTCCCCGTCAACGAGGCAGTCAATGAGCCATTCGTCCTGCAGCCCTTTCTTCTCAATTTGCCAGGCTCCGGGGCCGCCCACGATGATCTTCAGATGATCTTTATGGCGGCGGAGAACCGGATGGAGAATCAGGCGGCGAAACTCGGCGGCGTTGATCGGCTCGACATCCTGCCCGTAAAAGTAGGCATAGACATCGGTGGCAAAAGTGATCCCCAGCGGATTGTGGGCATGAATGCCGACGACCCGCGTCTCCTGGCCGACGAACTGGTCGAGCTGATCCGGATAGCAGACGGCAATCTCGTCCGGGGAGAACTTCTCCAGCAACAAGGCTTCCACCACCCGCAACCCCTGAGGAACATATTTGGCCTGACCATCGGGCCAGGTCTCGACCTCCGTTGACCAATCCGTTCCGAGGAGATGAGCGTACTGTGCCGGCAGAGTCGCCAGCAGCATCTGTCGCCAGGTACTGCGCAAGTATTCCGAAGATTCAGACGTGCTCGCCGCAAGGACGATCTTTCTTCCCTTGGATGTCATAGTGCGTTGCTCCTCTCAGGATGTAGCACGAACTTCGGGCCCCTGCGCCTCCGCAGACTCGACGGTCCGCGCGACATCATGTCGGGGCAGCGGCCCTCATTACCATAAACACCTCCTCGACGCCTATCTGACGGCGATGAACTGCCTCACCCGCTCTGCAGAATAAGGCGGTGTAGTCTAGCGATTCGTGCCGGGTGGTGCAAGGGGAAGTCTCTTTCTGTCTCGGTGTTGACCGAAAGGATGTTGACAATCGAACGGACAGGAAGTAAACAGGTAGCGACACGGCAGGCTGGAAAGCCCGCGCTACAGTGGCGAAAAGTAGCGCGGCCTTTCCAGGCGGCGAAAGAAACCGCCACAAGTTTTGCTTGAAATGAAACCGTACATTCTCAAACGGCCGGCGGCGCGGCGATGGCGAATCAATTACCGCGCCGAACTCAACGACGAACAATATGCGGCGGTGACGGCGGGCGATGGGCCGGCGCTCGTGATCGCCGGAGCGGGTTCGGGGAAAACGCGGGTGATCACGTATCGCGTGGCCTGGCTCATCGAGCAGGGAGTGGACCCATCGCGCATCCTGCTTTTGACCTTCACCAACAAAGCGGCCCGCGAGATGTTGCGTCGTGTCGAAGCCCTGCTGCAGATGGAATGTCGTCGCCTCTGGGGCGGAACTTTCCATCACATCGGTAATCGGATTTTGCGCGAGCATGCGCCGCGGCTTGGTTACCGCACGCCTTTCACCATTCTCGATAGCGAGGATGCCAGGGACCTGCTCACCGCCTGCATCCGTGAAGCCGGCATTGATACGAAGAAGCGACGCTTCCCTCGCGGAGACATCGTGCAGGACATCCTGAGCCTCTCGGTCAACACCTCCCGGACGATTCGAGAGACGATTCACCGTCAGTTCAGCTACTTTGATCCCCTCGCCGACGAGATCGAGCGCGTCGCACAGGTTTATGCCGAGCGAAAGCTCCGCGAGAGTTTGATGGATTACGATGATTTGCTGCTGTGCTGGCGGCGACTGCTCGTGGAGCATCCCGATGTGGCCGCTCTGTACGCCGATCAGTTTCGCTATATCCTGGTGGACGAGTATCAGGACACCAATCGCGTTCAGGCGGAGATTGTGGACCTTCTGGCCGCCCGTCACCGCAACGTCATGGTCGTCGGCGATGATTGTCAGACGATTTACAGTTGGCGGGGTACGGATTTCCGCAACATCTACGAATTTCCCGAGCGTTATCCCGATGCCCGCATCTACCACCTGGAGACGAATTATCGGAGCACGCCACAGATCCTCGCTCTCGCCAACGCCTCCATCGCGCATAACCGGCGCCAGTTTCCCAAAGGGCTTCGCGCCGTGCGTCGAGGCGGACCGAAACCGGCGCTCGTTCCCGCGCGCGATGTCAATGAACAAGCTGAGTTCGTGGCCGCGCGCATTCTGGAGCTTTATGCTGACGGCGTCCCGTTGTCGGAGATGGCCGTGCTCTACCGCTCGCACTACCATTCGATGGAGCTTCAGATCGAACTGCTCCGGCGGGGCATCCCCTACACGGTGCGTTCCGGATTGCGCTTTTTCGAGCAGGCGCACATCAAGGATGTGCTGGCTTATTTGCGGGCCGTCGTCAATCCGCTCGATGAGCTGGCCTGGCTGCGGATTTTGAAAATGGTTCCCGGCATCGGTCAGCGAACGGCAACCGAGGTGTGGAAAGCCATCGCCGCCGCAGCCGATTGGGTCAGCGAGTTGCCGCTCCTGCCCGCCCGCGGAGTGGTTCCCCGGCGGGCTCAGCCGGGGTGGACCGCCTTTGTGGAACTGATGCAGGCGCTCGCCGCCGACGAGATGATGACCCACCCCTCGGCCCAGATCGCGCTCGTCCTCTCCAGCGAATACATCGAGCATCTGCGCACAACCTACGCCAATGCCGAGACGCGAGCCGAAGACCTCCGACAGTTGGCCACCTTCGCCACTCAGTATCGCTCGACCGAGAGTTTCCTGAGCGAGGTGGCGCTGCTTGGTCAGGAGCGATTCTCCATCCGCGATGGACTCTATGGCGAGGAGATTCTCGCCGCCGGCGCTCCGGATGAACCGCTCGTGCTGTCCTCCATCCATCAAGCCAAGGGGCTGGAGTGGCGCATCGTTTTTCTCATCTGGGCGGCCGAGGGACGGTTTCCTACGGCCCGCTCCTACGCGACGGAGGAAACGTTCGAGGAAGAGCGCCGCCTCTTTTACGTCGCCGTGACTCGCGCCAAGGACGAGCTGTACATCTGTTATCCGCTCATCACGCGAGAAGGGACTCGTCACGTCGTCCTCCGCCCCTCCGTCTTCGTCACCGAAGTGGATGAGGATTTATTCGAGCAGTGGATCATCGAAGCGGAGGACTATGATCAGGAATCCGAGTGATCTTCTCTCGGCCCGTGCCGGGGAGAGAGGCACAAACGTCCTCACCAAATAAGGGCGAGCCCATGGGCTGAAAAGTTGGCCTTTCATCTGCCGGGGGCTCGAAGACACGGGTGACAGTCTCGGGGAGGGGAGTATGACGTCAGAGGTGATTCGTTACAGCGCGGCTGTATGTCAAACCGATCTGCCGAATCCGCCGGATCGGCGAGGGATGAAAAGAAACACCGAGCGCATGGCCGCGATGATTGACCGGGCCGTGGAGGGGAGCGCGCCGTTTCTCCCCGTCCGGCTCGTCGTCTTCCCCGAGTTCGCTCATGCGGCGCCGATCTATCCCACGGTGAAAGAGCTGAGAGAAAAGCTCGCCGTTCCCATCCCCAATGAGCACACGGAGCGGATCGTCGAGAAAGCGCGCCAGTACAACATCTACATTCAAACCGGCTCGATGCTCGAAGTGGATGACCGATGGCCCGATGTCGTCTTCAATACGACGTGTCTGATCGGCCCCGAAGGGATTCTCTCGCGCTATCGCAAGGTGAATCCGTGGATCCCGTATGAGGTGCATGCGAGTCCGCACGACCTGGACGACTACACGGAGCCCCTTTTCCCCGTCGTTCACACGCCCATTGGTCGGCTCGGCTGCGCGATCTGTTATGACTGGCTCTTTCCCGAGGCGATTCGTCAACTGGCGCTCAATGGGGCGGAAGTGCTCATACGCGTGTCGGCCTACATGGAGCCGTGGGGAGCCACCGAGCCGATGGCGTGGTGGACGATCATCAACCGAGCGCGGGCGATTGAGAACATCGCTTACGTTGTGGCAGCCAATCAGGGGGCGAGCCTGCGCCATTATCCTCCGTATTCGTGGCCGGGCGGAAGCATGATCGTGGATTTCGAGGGGCGGATCCTGGCCCAGGCCTCGCCGGGGCCGGGCGAGCGAATTATCTTCGCGCCCATTGATCTCTCGGCCCTGAGGCATGAACGGGCAACGCGGCAGGGGCATCAAATGCTCGCGCACCTTCGAACCGAAGCCTATCCCGCCTATCGTGAGCATCGGTATCCGCCGCGTCGGATCGCTCCGGGAGAGCTTTCCTGTGAGGAGAACGTGCGCCTGATCGAGGAAGCCAAGCGTCGGCTTGGCGTGTAATTTCCGGATTCGCGGAGCGCCGGGGCAAAGAGCGCGGCCCCGGATGAAATCCTCCGATGTCCGCAAAGGAACGATCGTTCATCGCTCTCCTTTCGCGATGGGGGGCCGGCAATTGTGATCTTCGGCGGAGCGATTGACCCTGCGAGGCAGGGGCGTCTACAATCACCTCTCACTTGTTATGAGCTTCATGAGCACATTGCTCCCGGGCGCGCTCATCCTCTACGGGCTAGGACTCGTCTACGAAGCTTTCCTGATTCTGCGCCGACGGCGGATGCTGGCGGCGCTGGCCCTTGGGGTGATCGCCCTGGGATTTGTGGCTCACACCGCCTGGCTCGTGGGAGTGAGCTTTCGATCTGGCCGGTTCCCCTTCCTCACCACGCAGGAAGTCTTCGCCTCCTTGGCCTGGGCGATCATCGTTTACTATTTCTTGCTTCATGCCCGGCGGCAAACGGAAGTTCTGCGGCTCTTCGTCTTTCCCCTGGTGCTTTTGTTTCTCATGGTCGCCATTGTTTCTTCCCGAACGCGACCTCTGCCGGAGCAACTCGAAGACCTGCTGCGGATGCCGGCGCTGCCTCTGCACGTCGCCTTCATGATGTTCGCTTACGCCGCTTTCTTCCTGGCCTTCGTGGCCGCCACGATGTATCTCGTTCAGGAACGAGAGCTGAAGCGGAAGCGATTCGGTGCCGTCTTTCAGCTCCTGCCCTCTCTTTCGACCTGCGAAGCACTCAGTTCGCGCTCGTTGGTGGTGGGATTTCTCCTGCTGACGCTGGGCATTGGAACGGGAGTTATCCTCATTCGCCGGAGCGACCCCATCTTCTGGCGTGGCGATCCGATTATCATTCTGGCGATCCTGACCTGGGTGGTCTACCTGATCGTGATCCACTATCGGCTGATGGCGGGGTGGCGGGGGCGAAAGGCGGCGATTTTGCTCATTCTGGGATTTGCCGTCACGGCGGTGACTTTTCTCTGGGCTCGCCTGTTCGGGCATATTATATGAGCATTCTTCTGGTCGGGCTCAATCACAAAACGGCGCCGGTCGAACTGCGCGAGCAACTAGCATTCTCCGAAGCCGAACTGCCCACGGTTTTACCTCTGCTGGTGGACGGGGACATTCTTGCCGAAGGACTTTTGATCTCCACCTGTAACCGGGTTGAAGTCGTCGCTGTCACCCGTTCGGATGTGAATCGCGCTGTCGAGTCGGTGAAAGCCTTTCTCTCGAACTATCGTCGTCTCCCGATCACGGAGTACGCGCATGCGCTCTATCGCTATGTGGATCGGGAGGCCGTCCGTCATCTCTTTCGCGTGGCGTCGGGGCTGGACTCGCTGGTTGTCGGGGAGCCGCAAATTCTCGGCCAGGTGAAAGAGGCGT is a window encoding:
- a CDS encoding nitrilase-related carbon-nitrogen hydrolase — protein: MTSEVIRYSAAVCQTDLPNPPDRRGMKRNTERMAAMIDRAVEGSAPFLPVRLVVFPEFAHAAPIYPTVKELREKLAVPIPNEHTERIVEKARQYNIYIQTGSMLEVDDRWPDVVFNTTCLIGPEGILSRYRKVNPWIPYEVHASPHDLDDYTEPLFPVVHTPIGRLGCAICYDWLFPEAIRQLALNGAEVLIRVSAYMEPWGATEPMAWWTIINRARAIENIAYVVAANQGASLRHYPPYSWPGGSMIVDFEGRILAQASPGPGERIIFAPIDLSALRHERATRQGHQMLAHLRTEAYPAYREHRYPPRRIAPGELSCEENVRLIEEAKRRLGV
- a CDS encoding radical SAM protein, whose protein sequence is MTSKGRKIVLAASTSESSEYLRSTWRQMLLATLPAQYAHLLGTDWSTEVETWPDGQAKYVPQGLRVVEALLLEKFSPDEIAVCYPDQLDQFVGQETRVVGIHAHNPLGITFATDVYAYFYGQDVEPINAAEFRRLILHPVLRRHKDHLKIIVGGPGAWQIEKKGLQDEWLIDCLVDGEAEEVVVPLFEAAVRGEPIPRKVVGHSPRMESIPRLRHRTTYGAVEITRGCGRGCQFCSVALRASKSLPLDHILDNVRTQVAEGADTILLVTEDLFLYEQGPRFETNVPALKRLLESVAAVPGVQYISLTHGTMAPIVINPHMLGELQIAVDKSVHRHRASTHPEKRYQNLFVGIETGSVRLFKQYMKGKSYPFRPEQWPDVILKGMEILNKHNWFPFCTWIIGLPGETEEDTKESLDLLFALKDAKWCVVPTLFVPLEDTRLENKEGAKLYNLTDRQWEFFFTCWRYNLDFFRYSPKVQWLFNLGVPIYYFLLGRKLFGKVMKYPLLRLGHFPERFLRRKLYLDFSGRMKPRYRVPERVEIPPHRQRPLIPEVSTPHLMT
- the ccsA gene encoding cytochrome c biogenesis protein CcsA, translating into MSTLLPGALILYGLGLVYEAFLILRRRRMLAALALGVIALGFVAHTAWLVGVSFRSGRFPFLTTQEVFASLAWAIIVYYFLLHARRQTEVLRLFVFPLVLLFLMVAIVSSRTRPLPEQLEDLLRMPALPLHVAFMMFAYAAFFLAFVAATMYLVQERELKRKRFGAVFQLLPSLSTCEALSSRSLVVGFLLLTLGIGTGVILIRRSDPIFWRGDPIIILAILTWVVYLIVIHYRLMAGWRGRKAAILLILGFAVTAVTFLWARLFGHII
- a CDS encoding ATP-dependent helicase yields the protein MKPYILKRPAARRWRINYRAELNDEQYAAVTAGDGPALVIAGAGSGKTRVITYRVAWLIEQGVDPSRILLLTFTNKAAREMLRRVEALLQMECRRLWGGTFHHIGNRILREHAPRLGYRTPFTILDSEDARDLLTACIREAGIDTKKRRFPRGDIVQDILSLSVNTSRTIRETIHRQFSYFDPLADEIERVAQVYAERKLRESLMDYDDLLLCWRRLLVEHPDVAALYADQFRYILVDEYQDTNRVQAEIVDLLAARHRNVMVVGDDCQTIYSWRGTDFRNIYEFPERYPDARIYHLETNYRSTPQILALANASIAHNRRQFPKGLRAVRRGGPKPALVPARDVNEQAEFVAARILELYADGVPLSEMAVLYRSHYHSMELQIELLRRGIPYTVRSGLRFFEQAHIKDVLAYLRAVVNPLDELAWLRILKMVPGIGQRTATEVWKAIAAAADWVSELPLLPARGVVPRRAQPGWTAFVELMQALAADEMMTHPSAQIALVLSSEYIEHLRTTYANAETRAEDLRQLATFATQYRSTESFLSEVALLGQERFSIRDGLYGEEILAAGAPDEPLVLSSIHQAKGLEWRIVFLIWAAEGRFPTARSYATEETFEEERRLFYVAVTRAKDELYICYPLITREGTRHVVLRPSVFVTEVDEDLFEQWIIEAEDYDQESE